CCACGatgattttctttaaaaaattaatttaaaatcttgaaatacATTTGTCCACAAATGCACAAAGTAGTAATTTACACAATATGTTGCGGTTTGTAGTTGCTTCCTTGGAAtgtctttgcttttttctttcctgatTTGGCCGTCACAGCAAAAGCTTTTGTCTTAGTAAATGGTGTACCTTGACCTTTTCCTCCAATTAACAAGGAAGGATTTCttatcttgaattgaaatttctattttgaaaacaaGGAGTATGCTAGACTTGAATTTTGTTTTAGTCGAATTTAATCTCAGACTGCCCCTAACTTTTAAAGATataaaattttgttgtttcacCGTGAACTGAACTTGAATTATCTAAAAGTGAAGAAAACATAgattcaaaataataatcaaaacatAACAACGTAAaccatttaaatttttttgttaccTGGTGTCACTACTCAAGCAGACAGAAATACAACTtgctcaatttcttcttcttcttcttcttctttgtgtgtgtgtgtgtgtttttagGTTCGACCTTTTTGAAGTTAGAAGGTCACCAAATCTAGATGCATTGATGGGTTAGTTAACCTGTGAAAAGAATACCAATTGACCACCATTGGAAGCAAACGTGGCTATCCATTCTATTCCTTCCTACCCacaaaaatcaaaaggaaataacaatAATAGAAAAAAGACATCATCGGTTTTTGCAAACTGGAAACGCCACGTCATAAATACCAGTTGGGTCAACAATTCTTGTATTCCTTCTTGTTAACCCATCTATTTTCCTACCAAAAGCATCGTTACAAACCAAGCAGTTCTCCCccacttttcttcattttctattactgttattattataataactattattgtttttttttccctattttgctGTATCATCACAATgcttgattgaagaagaagcaaaccgACATCAGATGCGTCTACAATCTACGCTATTCTTATTCACGTATCCATCCATTCCTATtcccttttttatcttttattattcttgAAGGCTAAGGATCCATCACTGCCCACAAGGAGCTCTGCAAAAATAGTTTTGAGCCATGGACCCTCCCACCCACTTTTGCATTAGCGTGCCCATCAAATCACCATCACCTTAAAAGGAAGGCCATTCCGTTTTCTTTTGAATTGCAAATTGCTCCATAAACCAAATATTATTGCTTATTGCCAGGTCCCACTTTTTAAATGATACTCATCTAAACTTTCCCTAATCGATAATTTGCGTTGCGGTATAAACGTTGCCTTCCTGCTCTTAAGCGCTTGTTTTCATGATAAGAATGACAAGATGGTCcaattaaaaaatgagaaatgacaagatggttcaattaaaaaaatgaggatgaaatgaaaattcagGCTTCCCTCGTGTCTTGCTGTCTGCTAAACACGAGAATGGTGTGTACAAGCAACGTTGTAAAGAGAAGATGAAAGGGCTTGACcttggagagaaaaaaagaagaaatgccCCACAAGAAATGACCTCTAGAAAAGTACTTCGAAAGGGAAAGCCATGTTCATTTGACACCACCTCCAGCTCAAGAGTTGGGTATACCCAGGACCCGAcccaatggaagaaaaaaagctcAATCTCAATGCCAACCCCATatcagatttttttctttttttttttttttttttggcaacttATAAAATGGATTTTGGAGAGTAGATCCCAAAGACAGAAACCTTAATGAGTCCAAGGAAGTCACCTTGTTAATCACAATTcctcgccaccaccaccacacaCACCCCCCCAACTTCTTTTAACTCTTGCGGATTTCGTTAGTTTTCAGTTGTTGGCCTATCTATTCCTCCAATGCACCAACCTTCCTGATCACCCACCATTAACACATACTACACAACCACACAGAGAACcacatcagagagagagagagaggcaaagaTTTACTTGAAAAGAGGGGGAAGCATCAAGAGCCTTGcagggctctctctctctctctctctctctctctctctctctctctttttcacgAATTGAAACGCACAACGCCCACCCATTTCGTGCCTTCGTCCTAACTCTCCTCCCTGGAAGAGGCACCAGGAAGAACGCCAATGGCCTCCACAAGGAAGATCCTGAGAAGATCGATCCACACTTTCCTTCAAAACTACCACTACTTCACCTCGACGTCCGCGCTGCTCGTGCTGCCCTTCTCGGTCTCCATCCTCCTCTCGCAAGCCCTCGTTCCCGCCTCGTCATCTCTCGTCCTGGCGATACACTCCCGCCTACGAGACCTCTTCGACGCGGCCGGGTTCCCGCCTTCGTCTGAATTCTTCGCCCTGCTCAACTTCAAGCTCTCCCAAACGCTGTCCTCTTCGGTCCTCGCCCTCCCCTTCgccctctccttcctcctcatCGCCAAGTCCTCCGTGATTCTGTCCCTCGCCGGGACGAAGCCATCCGTCCCGTCCTCGCTCTCCTCATTCCTATCGATTTATAGGCCACTCCTCGCCACTTACATCTGCAACTTGCTTGTGATCCTCTCCGCCAACTCAAccgccttcttcctcctcttcttcgcaTTCAACTGCCTTGGGGGACCTCAGCCCGGTTCCTCGAATTACGACCTCCTGCTCTCGGCAACCGGCGCAGTTGTCTACTCCATCATCTTAGCGCATGCTCTGGTGATATGCAACTTGGCACTAGTCTTATCAGGTATGGAGAGAACTGGCGGATTCGTTGCGATTCTAAAGGCATGCGCCTTGATCAGGGGATCAACTTCAACTGCTCTTTCCCTGGCGGTGCCCGTGAATTTGGCCCTGGCCGGCACAGAAGCATTGTTTCAATTCCGGGTCATGAGGGCTTACAGCATGAAGAACGGGCCAGTATTTCCAGTGGCCATGGAAGGGTGGCTCATCGCCTATTTGTATTCAATACTCATCGTTCTCGACACAATCCTCACCTGCATTTTCTTCAAAAGCTGTAAGAACAGTTCCATCATCCGTGGCAGCGAAGATCAACGCTACTTCCGGATTGAATTCGGTGATTACGACGACAACATTAGAACTCCCGAGAACCTGAAGAGTTCAGAGTCAGGACAGATACTGAAGTTGGAGTTTTGAGGGGCCGGAGAGGGATTGTCCTTCTTGCTTGTACATTTCCGCCGACATGCGATATACGTAAAgcagaagaataaaaaaatagggcTTCGGAGACTTGCTTTTTTTCGTTGCTAGAATAGAGAACTCAGGCAAACAGTCAGGATcatcaaaacataaaaagatcCAACTCGTGCCTTGTATGGGAAGCTTAGAGGTTAAACAAAGAGAGATCCCACAAGTGGAGGAGCCAGCAAAAAGCAGGAGACTCTTTTACAACATCTCGCGTTTATTTCACCTACGTCGACATGGCTATTACCTTGGAGAAATAGGCTTGCTACTTCTCAGGAATGTGTCTTGAGTTTTTGCTCTTGCTGGGTTTGTAATTGAGTGAACATCAAGGAGCACTTTGATTAACAATTGACCAAAATCATAAATGCACAGAGAATTTTTCAATCTTTTGGGTTGAGACTTGCTCCGTGCTATTGACAAGACAACAAACCTGAAAGGCGTGGCTACTGGCTATATTAAGAACCATAGTTATGGGAGTAGTTGTTATGCAAGCTCCACTCAACCACCAATCTTGCTccggagaaaaagaaaaaaaaaaaaaaaaaaaaaagcaccaccCTAAAATCAAGCAATTTTCAAGGATCATATCCATAGGATTATGAGAAATCCTCAAACCAAGTAAAGTAAATCCACACAGAAGTTTTGAAGGAGAATCAAATGAAGTCAAATCAAATATATCCGCATAGACGTTTCAAATGAGAATCAGATCAAATCAGATGTATCTTCACATACGTTTCAAACGAAAAATGGAATCCAATCAAAGCCAAACTTTCTAAGTTTGCAATCTGAAGCAAATTCTCCAATGTAGATTTTAACCCTCCAGTTGTATTTCAGAGAAGCTCTAAGATACTAATCTGTTTTCCAGAGTAAACCATCATTTCTAAACCTAAATGTGTTTCCGTGGAAAAGAAAATCGCAGTAAGCATATACAGTGGGCGAAATGCTTATGGAATGTTACTCGTTAAAAGACATGCAGAGCAAGATCAGTGAATTTCCTTGTAAATGATGATAGAGCGCGACATGAAAACCGGCCACTGTTCAAAACCGGCATTTAGCGACAGCTCAAGTAGATCATTCCAGCCAAAACGAACAACACGATATAAACAAGAAAGACACGCAATGGCCACGGGAAAATCGATTTTTGTGCTGGATGAGAAACATTGTTCACTTAATTGTATCATATAATTAAGAAACACATGCATACCTACCGTTAGAATATTCTCCGTCTCCTACCTCCCTTGTAGTTGTGACTGAGGTGTCGAGTTTGATCGTGACCAACAGAATTTCCTGAGGTTGCATATAAGCACAAAGCAGGCAATAAAAGGGCAACTTTTCTTTTCAGCGAATAATTGATAAGAAAGGTTTAACCTGGAATATGATAACATCGTGAAAGAAATCAGTCCCATAGTCCCCACAGGCAAACTTTTCCCTCTCGCATTATTATCAGGTCGCACCCCATACATTGGCTAATCGATGATTTATAATTTCGTTATCTTTTTAAACAGTTTCTTGACTAGAGAAAAAGCCAGAATTGGGCCCATATGGATCCACTAATTCAGGCCTCCGGCTTTCTGCAGTGTAGATTATAGAACTAGAAAGACATTCAATTGCCAATTGTACTTTGGTAAGAATACAGAGGATGAAATACGTTGCCTTCGTACGCATGACAAGTAATTCTTAGTATCTAAATGCTTTTTTGGGTAGCGCCCAGAAAGAACAGTAAAGCTTAACCCAGCTACATAGGCAGCGCACTTTAAAGAACCTTGGGAAATAACAATCTCTAGCTCTAAATGAGTAAAGCGGTcgaaaagaaccaaaaaaatagatgaaagCGCAACAATTAACAAAAAAGTTCGATTCAACTCTTTGGCAGATTCGCCCATCTTGTTACAGATGGTCATCAGCTGAATAGTAACCCGACACCATGCATTCCAAAGCAAAGTATCTCAAATCTAGTACAGGTCTCACCTCAAATACACTTCCACAACCAGAACCCAAAAGAATATAGCACCTTAACATGGAATCTATAACATCTTTGGCAAAATTCGCTAGAGAATCGATAAATTAAAGTACGAAGAGCACCATGCTGTTATTACTTTGGGCCAATGTCCTTAAGAGCACAGATCTGTTCTTCTCCCATGGAAGACATCACAGACACCACCAGATCCTTTCCATCAGCAAAACCATCCTTAATCTGCAATCACCAGTAGAATGACCTGAGATCAGCACAGACTTTCCGTTGCAAAGGAACAAGCAAACAAAGATGTAGATGATAATTCCCCATTGCTAAGATAACACAGATCAGTAGGGAGAATATATCATTTTGCATTTAACACAGTGTTTGCACCACTCACTCCTATCTAGCTAAAACTAATGAAGAAACTTAGATTGGGCAGTCTGCCAAATAACTAACCTGAGACAGCAAATTATCATCAGT
This Eucalyptus grandis isolate ANBG69807.140 chromosome 7, ASM1654582v1, whole genome shotgun sequence DNA region includes the following protein-coding sequences:
- the LOC120296363 gene encoding uncharacterized protein LOC120296363, whose translation is MASTRKILRRSIHTFLQNYHYFTSTSALLVLPFSVSILLSQALVPASSSLVLAIHSRLRDLFDAAGFPPSSEFFALLNFKLSQTLSSSVLALPFALSFLLIAKSSVILSLAGTKPSVPSSLSSFLSIYRPLLATYICNLLVILSANSTAFFLLFFAFNCLGGPQPGSSNYDLLLSATGAVVYSIILAHALVICNLALVLSGMERTGGFVAILKACALIRGSTSTALSLAVPVNLALAGTEALFQFRVMRAYSMKNGPVFPVAMEGWLIAYLYSILIVLDTILTCIFFKSCKNSSIIRGSEDQRYFRIEFGDYDDNIRTPENLKSSESGQILKLEF